In the genome of Vicia villosa cultivar HV-30 ecotype Madison, WI linkage group LG7, Vvil1.0, whole genome shotgun sequence, one region contains:
- the LOC131620406 gene encoding probable leucine-rich repeat receptor-like serine/threonine-protein kinase At3g14840: MTLFFFFSLFLLLPFFFDSFSLGATLQQDEVKALIDIGKTLGKKDWDFSVDPCSGRNNWISSTQLQGSENAVTCNCSFQNNTLCHVVSVVLKAQNLSGTLPPDFVRLPFLQEIDLTLNYLNGTIPKEWATLSLVNISLNGNRLSGSIPREFGNIITLKSLVLESNQLSRNLPPELGSLPRLERLLLSSNNFTGVLPATFANLTALKQFRIGDSQFSGAIPNFIQSWKNLEMLVIRGSGLSGPIPSGISFLKNLTDLVITDLNGPDSPFPQLENMSKLSKLVLRSCYIIGAMPKDLGKLTNLKVIDLSNNKLSGPIPESFGDLQNMYLLFLSGNQLAGSLPDWIDKPDSVDLSYNNFNITNFEQQACQQGTVNLFASYLKGNSLGNISCLENYQCPKTWYSLYINCGGKSVTYGNKTYDDDSNDMGQARYRQIGTNWALITSGHFFDSGRADYYKWSNATKLSVVDDPELYMDARVSPNYLTYYGFCLGNGNYTVNLHFAEIMFSDDKTFSSIGRRVFDIYIQRKLVEKDFDIAKEAGGVGKAVIKSFTAEVTSNALEIRLYWAGKGTTTIPFGSVYGPLISAISVDPDFTPPSENNSSIPVGVVAAIVVAGAIVIIFVIGIMWWKGCLTQKCLGGIGKKSLASQGGLFTLRQIKVATNNFDESFKIGEGGFGPVYKGVLPGGTIVAIKQLSSKSTQGSREFINEIGMISTLQHPNLVKLYGFCMEDDQLLLIYEYMENNSLAHALFAKKEDLENRQSRLDWKTRMRICIGISKGLAYLHGESKIKIIHRDIKATNVLLDKDLNPKISDFGLAKLNEDDKTHMNTRVAGTYGYMAPEYAMHGYLTERVDVYSFGIVVLEIVSGTNNTVSHPQEECFSLLDWVHLLKEKDNLMELVDRRLGEDFKKDEVTTMINVALLCTSFSPSLRPSMSSVVSMLEGRTNVQEVVAESTEVLDDKKYKVMQQYYKQRGESSTSEAQSIGTDESNALIYGTDSSYWEPRNQQNYKTM, encoded by the exons ATGActttgtttttcttcttctctctctttttaCTCCTTCCTTTCTTCTTTGATTCATTTTCTCTAGGAGCCACTCTTCAGCAAGATGAAG TGAAAGCTCTGATAGACATAGGTAAAACACTTGGGAAGAAAGATTGGGACTTCAGTGTAGATCCATGTAGTGGACGAAACAACTGGATATCGTCAACTCAATTACAAGGTTCTGAAAATGCTGTTACTTGCAATTGCTCTTTTCAAAATAACACTCTCTGCCATGTTGTTAGCGT TGTCCTCAAAGCACAAAACCTTTCCGGTACTCTTCCACCTGATTTTGTGAGGTTGCCTTTTCTCCAAGAAAT TGACCTTACACTCAACTATCTTAATGGTACAATTCCTAAAGAATGGGCTACATTAAGTCTTGTAAACAT TTCCTTGAATGGAAATCGTCTATCTGGTTCAATTCCAAGGGAGTTTGGAAACATCATCACTCTTAAAAGCTT GGTATTGGAGTCCAATCAATTATCTAGAAATCTTCCTCCTGAACTCGGGAGTCTTCCCCGGCTTGAAAGACT GCTTCTTTCCTCTAACAACTTCACTGGAGTGTTGCCTGCAACATTTGCAAATCTCACTGCATTGAAGCAATT TCGAATTGGTGACAGTCAATTCTCTGGTGCCATACCCAACTTTATACAGAGCTGGAAAAATCTTGAGATGCT GGTGATCCGAGGGAGTGGTTTGAGCGGGCCAATTCCTTCTGgaatttcatttttgaaaaacCTCACAGACTT GGTTATTACTGACTTGAATGGACCTGATTCACCATTTCCACAACTTGAAAATATGTCAAAGCTGTCAAAATT AGTGTTGAGAAGTTGCTATATCATTGGAGCAATGCCTAAAGATCTTGGAAAGTTGACTAATCTGAAAGTAAT AGACCTCAGCAACAACAAATTGAGTGGACCGATCCCTGAGAGCTTCGGTGATCTACAGAACATGTATTTGCT ATTTTTATCTGGGAATCAGTTGGCGGGGTCGCTGCCTGACTGGATAGATAAACCAGACTCTGT AGATCTGTCATATAATAACTTCAATATAACAAACTTTGAGCAGCAGGCTTGTCAACAAGGAACTGT GAACTTGTTTGCATCTTATTTGAAGGGAAACAGCTT AGGAAATATTTCATGTTTGGAAAACTATCAATGTCCTAAAA CTTGGTACTCTCTCTATATAAATTGTGGTGGAAAGAGCGTAACATATGGAAATAAGACATATGATGATGATTCAAATGACATGGGACAAGCAAGGTATCGTCAAATTGGAACAAACTGGGCACTTATAACTTCGGGTCATTTCTTTGATAGCGGCCGCGCTGACTACTACAAATGGTCTAATGCAACTAAGCTTTCTGTCGTCGACGATCCTGAACTTTACATGGATGCGCGTGTTTCTCCAAATTATCTAACTTATTATGGATTCTGCCTTGGAAATGGAAACTACACTGTGAATCTCCATTTCGCAGAAATAATGTTCAGCGATGATAAAACATTTAGCAGCATTGGAAGACGTGTATTTGACATCTACATCCAG AGAAAGTTAGTGGAGAAGGATTTTGATATTGCAAAAGAAGCAGGTGGAGTTGGTAAGGCAGTCATTAAAAGTTTTACTGCCGAGGTGACTAGTAATGCATTGGAGATCCGCTTATATTGGGCTGGGAAAGGAACAACTACTATCCCATTTGGATCAGTATATGGGCCTCTTATATCAGCTATATCAGTTGATCCTG ACTTTACACCCCCGTCGGAAAATAATAGTAGCATACCTGTAGGAGTTGTGGCTGCCATTGTGGTTGCAGGAGCAATTGTTATCATCTTTGTAATTGGCATAATGTGGTGGAAGGGATGTTTAACACAAAAGTGTTTAGGAGGGATAG GGAAAAAGAGTCTTGCTTCTCAAGGTGGCTTATTCACCTTACGGCAAATCAAAGTAGCAACAAACAACTTTGATGAATCCTTCAAGATTGGAGAAGGAGGATTTGGTCCGGTTTACAAG GGTGTTCTTCCGGGTGGCACAATAGTAGCGATTAAGCAGCTATCTTCTAAATCAACACAAGGATCTCGAGAATTTATTAATGAGATAGGCATGATTTCTACGTTACAACACCCTAATCTTGTCAAGCTCTATGGCTTCTGTATGGAGGATGATCAGTTGTTGCTGATATATGAATACATGGAAAACAATAGCCTTGCTCATGCTTTATTTG CCAAGAAAGAAGACCTAGAAAATCGTCAATCAAGATTGGACTGGAAAACCAGGATGAGGATTTGTATTGGTATATCTAAAGGTTTAGCTTACCTTCACGGAGAGTCGAAAATAAAGATCATTCATAGGGACATCAAGGCCACTAATGTATTGCTAGATAAAGACCTCAACCCCAAGATATCTGATTTTGGTTTGGCAAAGCTCAATGAAGATGACAAAACCCACATGAACACAAGAGTAGCTGGCACTTA TGGATACATGGCTCCTGAGTATGCGATGCATGGCTATTTGACGGAGAGAGTAGATGTTTATAGTTTTGGAATTGTTGTGTTGGAAATTGTTAGCGGAACCAACAACACTGTTAGCCATCCCCAGGAGGAATGTTTCTCTCTTCTTGATTGG GTACACCTCTTGAAGGAAAAAGATAATCTAATGGAGCTCGTTGATCGGAGATTGGGTGAAGACTTCAAGAAAGATGAGGTAACGACAATGATCAATGTGGCTCTTTTATGCACGAGTTTTTCTCCGTCGCTCAGGCCCTCCATGTCTTCAGTAGTAAGCATGCTTGAAGGAAGAACAAATGTTCAAGAAGTAGTGGCAGAATCAACTGAGGTATTGGATGATAAGAAGTATAAGGTGATGCAACAATACTACAAACAGAGAGGAGAAAGTAGCACAAGTGAAGCTCAAAGCATAGGAACAGATGAATCTAATGCCCTTATTTATGGTACAGATTCTTCATACTGGGAACCAAGAAATCAGCAAAACTATAAAACTATGTAA